Part of the Pseudomonas sp. M30-35 genome is shown below.
GCTGCTATACGGCACTTTGTGGCGCATGGGCTTACTTTCGGTCAGCGCCCTTGGCTTGGTCTGGCTGGCAGTCAGTGCCACATTACGCCCGCTAAATAGCTTGCGTCGCACTGTTGCTGAGCGAGCCCGTGAGGACTTACGACCGCTGCCTGATGCCGACATGCCGCGTGAGTTACGCCCATTGGTGCGTGCACTGAACCAGTTCAATGAGCGACTGCATCAACTGTTTGAACGTCAGTCACAGTTTATTGCCGACGCCGCGCATGAGTTGCGCACCCCGCTTGCAGCGATCAAGGCAAGGGTCGAGCTGGGCTTACGCTCGGAAAAACCTGAAGTGTGGAAAAGCACTTTGCAAGACGCGGCACAAAATACTGATCGTCTGACGCATCTGGCCAACCAGTTGTTATCCATGGCTCGGATAGAGAGCGGTGCGCGGGCGATTGCCGAAGGCGGTGCAGAGCTGCTTGATCTTAGTCAGCTAGCGCGCGAGTTGGGTTTGGCATTGGCGCCATTAGCGCATGCTCGAGGGGTTTCCCTGGCGTTGGAGGCCGATAAACCGATTTGGTTAAATGGTGAGCCAACGCTACTCAACGAATTGCTTTCCAACCTTGTGGATAACGCCATTGCCCATACCCCAGCGGGCGGCAATGTGGTCATTCGCGTCGTTGAGCCGTGCATTCTTGAGGTTGAAGACGACGGTCCGGGTATTCCACAAGCTGACCACGAAAAAGTCTTCGAACGCTTTTACCGGCGCAATGTGCAGGGCTCGGGAGCAGGTTTGGGTTTAGCGATTGTTGGTGAGATATGTCGTGCGCATCAGGCACAGATCAGCCTTCATCAGTCACCGAGTAACGGCTTGCGCGTGCGGGTGTCATTTAATGCACCTGATGGCGCTTGAGCCCGCTACGAGCCAAGACTTCCTTGGGCACGCCAAGAAAGTCTTGGCGCGGTTTCACTGCAGCATTTTCATGGCAGCTTCCATGTCCGCTGCCAGGTCCTGATCTTCTTGAACATCAACATTTGGGTCCAGGCCCAGTTTGGCGAACGCTGGAATCTCGCTCCAATCAAGCTGGGTGTACGGATGATCGGTGCCCAAGTAGCTTTGCAAGGTGGCGACTTGAACGATGTCGACATAATCGACTTTGGCGCTGTTGCGGCTGAAGTCCAAGTGTTGGCTTGGCACCATGCTGATCAGCTCTGGGAAGTCCCATGCGCGCAGAATGCGGTCACCAATGATCGGGTGGATGTTGTCGATAACATGACTCAGGCTGATGGCGTCAGCGAGTAACTCACTGTTTTCTTCCGCGTAAGTCAGAATCGGCAGCACGCCGATCTGATGGACCAATCCGGCAAGGGTGGCCTGGTCAGGCATCAGGCGAGTGTAATGGCGACAAAGCACGTGGCATATGCCTGCTATTTCGGTGCTTTTGGTCCACACCTCACGCATTTTTCGATCGACCACGTCGGTTGTCGCTTGGAACATTTGCTCCATGGCCAAGCCGATTGCCAGGTTACAGGTGTAGTTGATGCCCAAGCGGCTGATAGCCATCTGCAAGTCGGTGATTTCACGACTCGAGCGCAAAAGCGGGCTGTTAACCACTTTAATAATGCGAGCCGTGAGCGCAGCGTCATTGCCGATCACTTTGCTGATTTGTGGCACGCCGATGTCTGGGTCTTCGGCTGCATCACGCACTTTTAGTGCAACTTCAGGCAGTGTCGGTAAGACCAGACGGTCGTTATCAATGGCCTCAATCAGTTCCTGCTGGACCTTCTCGGCAAGTTTGCTCATCGTTGTTCTCGTATAGGTTGGGCAACTTGAAGTTTACGCAGCGGCTCAGTTTTTCGCGTGTGGTATTTCGCTTTTATGAGGATTGCCGCTTACAGATTCCCTAAATTCAACGCTGGATATCGCGGTCCGAATCCAGGGTGTATGGCAGGTCGAGCAAGTGCAACGGCGAGCCGTCTGCGGCGCCCAGGGTTAAATCGGCGCTTTGGGCTGCGTCGTTTTGCAGCACGGCGAGTAACTCAATACCTTCCTCACTCTGAGCGGCTGCAACGACTTCACCGACCGAGGAGTTGTGCATACTGGAAAATAGTTCTGTTGCCGGAGCAGGCAACACTTGGCTATTAATCGCCAGGCGGTACAAGCGCCGCTTGAGTTTGCCGAGGTACTGCATGCGTGCGACGATTTCCTGGCCTGTGTAGCAACCCTTTTTGAAGCTGACGCCGCCCAAGGCTTGCAGATTGAGCATCTGCGGAATGAACAACTCGCGTGTGCTGCCTTGCACATGGCCAATGCCCTGGCGAATTTGCTTTAGTTGCCATTGGTTGAGGTCCGCCAGCGGCGCATGTTCACTCAAACGGTCGTGCAGGGCTTGTGCTTGCTCGGCTGGCGCCCATAGCTCAGCGCAGTTTTCACCGACGCGCACGGCAATCAATTGATCATTGCGGGCAACGCTATCATTGCTCTGCGCGAGATCAATACCCAGGTCAAGCAAGGTTTGATCGCAGTTGTAGAGGCCAAAGCGCACCCACTGGCTGGTTTCGTCAGTCAGTTTTGACTTGGAAAACACTGCATATTTCTGCAAGTCAGCGAGTTGTGGTCCTACCAACTCAGCAGCCATTGCCAGTAAGTAACCGTCATCGACGCTGATAACCCGGAAGCTGGAGAGCATCCGGCCTTTGGGGGTGCAGCGTGCGCCAAGGCTGGAGTGGTTGGCGTTTAAGTAGTTGAGGTTGCAGGTCAGTTGGCCTTGCAGGAATTTGTTAGCGTCCGCGCCGCGTACGGTGAGAATGCCTTCGTGACTGAGTATGCAATAGAACGCGTTATCAACCATGGCAATCATGTATCGCTGAAAAAAGTTAGGGGCTTATCATAGAGCGCTACTAAGTGCTTGTCAGCGCCAGTGTGCGATTGCTTTTGTGCTCGCTAGGCGACAGGCAGGGTCAACAGCGTGAGCATTCACCGTTATACTGGCGGGCTATATCAATGCCTGGCTTGCTCAAGGATCTTTCCAATGGTCGACTCGACTGAACTCAATCGCCTTTTCTGGCATAGCCGTCGCGGTATGCTTGAGCTGGATGTGCTGCTGGTGCCGTTTGTTAAAGAAGCCTATTCAGACCTCAGCCCTGAAGATCAGGCTCGCTACGTCAAGCTGTTGGAATGCGAGGATCAGGATATGTTCGGCTGGTTTATGCAGCGCTCCGAGCCTGAAGATGAAGATTTGAAGCGTATGGTTCGAATGATTCTGGATCGTGTCCAGCCAAAGTAGTCGCTTCGAGTTTCGCTGGCAGCCTTCAGTGCTGCTGCGAGTTTTCTATCTGAGTATCCAATTACTCGCATTGATCGCTTTGTGGGTAGTTGATCTTCCTTTATGGGCAAGTGCTGGCGCGACATTGCTCTGCGCGTTACATGGCGCCTGGGTTTTGCCGCGATATGTGGTGTTGACTGCGCCTGAGGCGCTGACGGCGTTGCGGCGGGTGGAGGATGACTGGCAGCTGTGGAGCGATGCGCAGGGTTGGCAATCTATTCAGCTGTTGCCAGATAGCCTGGCGTTACCCTGGTTGATCGTCTTGCGGTTTTGCTGGGCGAATGCGTCGCCGGGCAACGTGGCTCGAACCAGGATGGCACGCGCCCGAGCGGCGCATACCATCTGTATCCCTCGCGATGCTATGGCGGGTGCTGAGCACCGACGTTTTCGCGTGCGGCTTAAATTCAGCCAGCGTAGATGGGCGGCTGCAGAATAGTGTCTTCGGCGTGCGCAAGCATGTTTGGATAGTCCAAGGTGTAATGCAGGCCGCGTGATTCCTTGCGCTGCATGGCCGAACGGATCATCAGTTCGGCCACTTGTGCCAGATTGCGCAACTCAATCAGATCGCGGCTGACTTTATAGTTGCTGTAGAACTCATCGATCTCATCCAGCAGTAGGCGTACGCGGTGTTCGGCTCGTTGCAGGCGCTTATTGGTGCGCACAATGCCGACGTAGTCCCACATGAAGCGCCGCAACTCGTCCCAGTTATGCGCAATGATCACATCCTCGTCAGAGTCGGTCACCTGGCTGGCATCCCAGTCGGGCAGGTTCTGTGGCGTGGCTATGTCGTCGAGCTGGCGAGCAATGTCATCCGCTGCCGCGCGGGCATAAACGAAACACTCGAGCAGCGAGTTGCTCGCCATGCGGTTGGCGCCGTGCAAGCCGGTAAAGCTGGTTTCACCAATTGCATATAGACCGGGAACATCGGTATGTCCCGATTGATCGACAACCACGCCGCCACAGGTGTAATGCGCTGCAGGTACCACCGGGATGGGTTGCTTGGTGATGTCAATGCCGAAGTCCAGGCAGCGCTCATAAACGGTTGGGAAGTGGGACTTAACGAATTCAGCCGGTTTGTGGCTGATATCCAGGTAGACGCAGTCGACCCCCAAGCGCTTCATTTCATGGTCTATGGCGCGAGCTACGATATCGCGCGGTGCCAGTTCGGCGCGCTCATCAAAGCGCTGCATGAAGCGTGAGCCGTTGGGCAACTTGAGGTGGGCGCCTTCGCCACGCAGGGCTTCAGTGATCAAAAAACTTTTCGCCTGAGGATGATACAAGCACGTCGGGTGGAACTGGTTGAACTCCAGGTTGCCAACTCGGCAGCCCGCACGCCAAGCCATGGCAATACCGTCACCACAGGCGCCGTCTGGGTTACTGGTGTACAGGTAGACTTTGGCCGCACCGCCGGTGGCGAGAATAACGAAGCGTGCGCTGTAGGTGTCAACGTGCCCGGTCTCGCGGTTTAGTACGTAAGCTCCGAGACAGCGGTCGCCATTTAGGCCCAGCTTGCGCTCGGTGATCAGGTCAACCGCGACGCGCTGCTCAAGCAGTTCAATGTTGTCGCGGTGCTGAGCTTGCTCGAACAGCGTTTTGAATATTGCTGCGCCTGTTGCATCGGCTGCGTGAATAATCCGCCTGTGGCTATGGCCGCCTTCGCGGGTCAGGTGAAACTCGAAGCCGCCGTCTTCGCGCGCTGTTTCATCGTCACGGGTGAACGGCACACCTTGATCAATCAGCCATTGGATCGCTTCGCGGCTATGCTCGACAGTAAATCGCACGGCATCCTCACGACACAAGCCACCGCCCGCATTGAGGGTGTCTTCAACGTGCGACTCAACGGTATCTAGGTCGTCAAGCACTGCTGCGACGCCACCTTGCGCCCAAAAAGTCGAGCCATTGGCTAACGAACCTTTGCTAAGTACCGCAACTTTCAGGTGCTCAGGTAGGGTCAAGGCGAGGGTAAGGCCAGCAGCACCGCTGCCAATAACCAGGACGTCGTGTTGAAAATGGTGGCTCATGAGCAGATTCCACGTGAATGCCCCACTAGTATATAGAGGGGGCGCGCGTCACAATAGTCGGCTTGATGCGGTGTGAGCGCTAAGGGAACTTTTTACAGGTTTTTGGGTTCTATTAGCCGTCACCCAGAGAGGGACATTGTTTATTTATCGTGGCGGATCGGTTCTAGATCGCTGATTTTGACGGTAATCTAAACGTTCTAAGATTATTTGCGCAGGTCAACGGTGCTGCATTGACCTGCGCGGCTTCATGCAGAACAGAAAAAAATCTGCAAGAAGCTTGGTTGGAGGGGAGAACTTTTGCGCAACGCCCGAGTCTATTTTGACATGCCGATTAATTGGTTGGCGGTGCACTCCTCACAATTCATTAAGGAGTGTTCATGCTAAGCCAGGAAGAGGATCAGCAGCTTGTCGAGCGAGTTCAGCGCGGTGATAAGCGAGCATTTGATCTATTGGTGTTGAAGTATCAGCACAAGATTCTAGGGCTTATCGTGCGTTTCGTGCACGACACCCATGAGGCGCAAGATGTCGCTCAAGAAGCTTTTGTTAAAGCTTATCGAGCTTTGGGAAACTTTCGCGGTGACAGCGCTTTCTATACTTGGCTGTACCGCATCGCCATTAACACGGCAAAGAACTATCTGGTGTCACGAGGTCGTCGTCCTCCAGATAGTGATGTGAGCGCTGAAGACGCTGAGTTCTATGATGGTGATCACGCCCTCAAAGATATCGAGTCTCCAGAGCGAGCATTGCTGAGGGATGAAATTGAAGCCACCGTGCATCGTTGCATCCAGCAATTACCAGAAGATTTGCGTACGGCTCTAACATTACGTGAATTTGATGGTCTCAGTTATGAAGACATTGCGAGTGTCATGCAGTGTCCAGTCGGTACAGTGCGTTCCCGGATTTTCCGGGCGCGAGAAGCAATTGATAAGTCACTGCAGCCTTTGTTGCAGGAAACCTAAGACAGCGGCGACAGCCAAGAGAGGATCATTATGAGTCGTGAAGCCCTGCAGGAATCGCTGTCCGCGGTGATGGATAACGAAGCGGACGAAATGGAGCTACGGCGTGTACTCGGTGCCAGCAATGACGCTGAACTCCGCGCCAAATGGTCGCGTTACCATATGGCTCGCGCAGTGATGCATAAAGAGGCGTTTGAGCCGCGCTTGGACATCGCCGGTGCCGTCTCTGCTGCGATTGCTGACGAAGCAATGCCAAAGGCTTCGGGGTCTATTGTCCGCGGTCCATGGCGCGCAGTGGGCCGGCTGGCCGTTGCAGCTTCGGTGACTGTTGCTGTCCTGGCCGGTGTACGTATGTACAACCAAGACGACATGACCGGTGCCGAGTTGGCACAGCAAGCGGCTAATCAGCCAGCGCTTAATCATGTTCAAGTACAGGGTCCAGCAATGTTGGCAGGCTTTACCACCGACGAGCAAGGCAGATCCATGATACCGTCGAGTAAAGCTGAGCCAACATGGCATGAACAGCGCTTGCCAGCCTATGTGCGTCAGCATGCACAACAGCTTGGAAGCAATGTGACTGAAGGTGCATTGCCGTATGCACGCGCAGCTAGTCTGGAAGAAAGCCGTTAAAGCCATTAAGGAAACACATGCGCTTTATACCCCTGGCCGCCATGCTGCTAAGCGCCTGCTTGGCGTTACCTGCTGTTGCTGCTTCTGATGCGCAAGATTGGTTGCGCCGCTTAACAGAAGCCAGTCAGCATCAAAGCTACCAAGGCACGTTTGTTTATGAGCGTAATGGTAGCTTTTCAACACATAGCATTTGGCATCAGGTCGGTAAGGACAGCGTTGTACGTGATCGTTTGCTTCGCCTTGACGGGGCAGCATATGAGGCCTTTCGCGTTAATGGCCGCACTGAATGTGTGGATGGCACCTTGGCCGATCAAGCCACCGATGCTCAGGGATGGCCAGCGCGTGATCTTGACGCAGCCGAGCTAGCCAAGTGGTATGACATACGTGTCATGGGTGAGTCTCGCATTGCTGGGCGCAGCGCAATCGTTTTAGGTCTGCTGCCGCGCGACCAGCACCGCTACGGTGTTGAGTTGTACCTTGACCGTGAGACCGGAGTGCCGCTTAAGTCGTTACTGCTTAACGACAAAGGGCAGATGTTAGAGCGATTCCAGTTTACTCAGTTTGTGGCTAATCAAGCCGCGGCAGATGCCGATGCATTGCAGCCGAGTGCTGATTGCAAGCCGGTAACAGCTGTTGAATCATCACCATTGGATGCCAAAGCGTGGCGTTCAGACTGGTTGCCCCCTGGTTTTGTCTTGAGTTCAACCAGTCAGCGGGTAAGCCCGATCACTCACGAGCCTGTTGGCTCTTTATTGTATGACGATGGTCTGGCCCGTTTTTCAGTCTTCTTAGAGCCGCTAGATGGCGCAACCGCAGAGGATGCGCGTACTCAGCTCGGTCCAACAGTCGCTGTGTCGCGGCGTTTGGCAACCGCTTCGGGTGACGTGATGGTTACAGTCGTGGGGGAGATTCCGCTTGGCACCGCTGAGCGAGTGGCGTTATCAGTTCGCCAGGGTGAGGCTCAACCTCAGCCATGATCGAAGAGCAGGGGCGGGTCGTTGCAGTGGAATCTGGCGCAGTCTGGGTCGAGACACTTCGCAAAAGTACCTGTTCAACCTGCTCGGCAAATGCTGGCTGTGGCCAAGGTCTGCTCGATAAATTAGGCGTCGATAGTCGTCGTGGCTACGTTCGGGCGCTATCAAATCTGGATTTAAGTGTTGGCGACCAAGTAGTGATTGGTGTGCGCGAGGATTTGCTTGTGCGCGGTTCACTACTGGTCTACCTGATGCCCTTGGTTGGGCTGTTTTCGGCGGCTGTTCTTGCTGATCAGCTGTCTCTGAGTGAACCGTTGGTGATTCTGTCTGGTTTCGCGGGGTTGGTTGCATCCTGGCTCGGGGTGCGCTGGCGGAGTTCCCGCGTGGCAGAAGATCCAGAACTTCAGCCGGTAGTAATGCGCGCCGTATTGGCAGATGCTACGACTGTTTAATGAGTCAAACCTCTATTCCGGATGGGGAGCTGTACGTTAATGCCTAGCCTGAAAATATGCTGTTCTGCTGTACTCTCATTGTTGCTGATGGGGCAGGTACTTTCCGCTCACGCGGAGCTGCCTGACTTCACTGAGCTGGTTGAGAAATCCTCGCCCGCGGTTGTAAACATTAGTACGCGGCAAAAAATTCCAGATGCGGTCGCTAATTCCGGTGGGATGTCGGCACCAGACCTTGAAGGTCTGCCGCCGATGTTTCGTGAGTTCTTCGAGCGCAGTATTCCTCAGCAACCACGACCGCCAAGCCATGGTCGTCAGCGTGAAGCGCAATCACTGGGTTCTGGTTTCATCATCTCCTCCGATGGCTACATCATGACTAATAATCATGTGGTCGCCGATGCCGACGAAATTATCGTCCGTCTGTCTGATCGTAGCGAGCTTGAGGCCAAGGTGATTGGCGCAGACCCGCGTAGTGATGTGGCCTTGCTCAAGGTCGACGCTAAAGACCTGCCGACAGTGAAATTGGGTAAGTCGGAAGACCTTAAGGTCGGCGAGTGGGTGTTGGCGATTGGTTCTCCGTTTGGTTTCGACCATTCGGTGACCGCCGGTATCGTCAGCGCTAAAGGTCGCAGTCTGCCGAATGAAAGCTATGTACCGTTCATTCAGACCGAT
Proteins encoded:
- a CDS encoding sensor histidine kinase, producing the protein MAEVGSLRGRLLWRLAILLAIILLVSSVSAYLSARRAADTAYDRTLLASARAIADGLYTEEGRLRANVPYVALDTFAYDSAGRIYYQVIGLNGALVSGYDDLPAAPPGTKRTDDYPALAHFYDGQYRGQGVRVVSLWQPVSEPQLNGLAEIRVAETQGARERLARELLYGTLWRMGLLSVSALGLVWLAVSATLRPLNSLRRTVAERAREDLRPLPDADMPRELRPLVRALNQFNERLHQLFERQSQFIADAAHELRTPLAAIKARVELGLRSEKPEVWKSTLQDAAQNTDRLTHLANQLLSMARIESGARAIAEGGAELLDLSQLARELGLALAPLAHARGVSLALEADKPIWLNGEPTLLNELLSNLVDNAIAHTPAGGNVVIRVVEPCILEVEDDGPGIPQADHEKVFERFYRRNVQGSGAGLGLAIVGEICRAHQAQISLHQSPSNGLRVRVSFNAPDGA
- a CDS encoding HDOD domain-containing protein; the protein is MSKLAEKVQQELIEAIDNDRLVLPTLPEVALKVRDAAEDPDIGVPQISKVIGNDAALTARIIKVVNSPLLRSSREITDLQMAISRLGINYTCNLAIGLAMEQMFQATTDVVDRKMREVWTKSTEIAGICHVLCRHYTRLMPDQATLAGLVHQIGVLPILTYAEENSELLADAISLSHVIDNIHPIIGDRILRAWDFPELISMVPSQHLDFSRNSAKVDYVDIVQVATLQSYLGTDHPYTQLDWSEIPAFAKLGLDPNVDVQEDQDLAADMEAAMKMLQ
- a CDS encoding folate-binding protein YgfZ produces the protein MVDNAFYCILSHEGILTVRGADANKFLQGQLTCNLNYLNANHSSLGARCTPKGRMLSSFRVISVDDGYLLAMAAELVGPQLADLQKYAVFSKSKLTDETSQWVRFGLYNCDQTLLDLGIDLAQSNDSVARNDQLIAVRVGENCAELWAPAEQAQALHDRLSEHAPLADLNQWQLKQIRQGIGHVQGSTRELFIPQMLNLQALGGVSFKKGCYTGQEIVARMQYLGKLKRRLYRLAINSQVLPAPATELFSSMHNSSVGEVVAAAQSEEGIELLAVLQNDAAQSADLTLGAADGSPLHLLDLPYTLDSDRDIQR
- a CDS encoding succinate dehydrogenase assembly factor 2, whose product is MVDSTELNRLFWHSRRGMLELDVLLVPFVKEAYSDLSPEDQARYVKLLECEDQDMFGWFMQRSEPEDEDLKRMVRMILDRVQPK
- a CDS encoding protein YgfX, coding for MSSQSSRFEFRWQPSVLLRVFYLSIQLLALIALWVVDLPLWASAGATLLCALHGAWVLPRYVVLTAPEALTALRRVEDDWQLWSDAQGWQSIQLLPDSLALPWLIVLRFCWANASPGNVARTRMARARAAHTICIPRDAMAGAEHRRFRVRLKFSQRRWAAAE
- the nadB gene encoding L-aspartate oxidase, whose amino-acid sequence is MSHHFQHDVLVIGSGAAGLTLALTLPEHLKVAVLSKGSLANGSTFWAQGGVAAVLDDLDTVESHVEDTLNAGGGLCREDAVRFTVEHSREAIQWLIDQGVPFTRDDETAREDGGFEFHLTREGGHSHRRIIHAADATGAAIFKTLFEQAQHRDNIELLEQRVAVDLITERKLGLNGDRCLGAYVLNRETGHVDTYSARFVILATGGAAKVYLYTSNPDGACGDGIAMAWRAGCRVGNLEFNQFHPTCLYHPQAKSFLITEALRGEGAHLKLPNGSRFMQRFDERAELAPRDIVARAIDHEMKRLGVDCVYLDISHKPAEFVKSHFPTVYERCLDFGIDITKQPIPVVPAAHYTCGGVVVDQSGHTDVPGLYAIGETSFTGLHGANRMASNSLLECFVYARAAADDIARQLDDIATPQNLPDWDASQVTDSDEDVIIAHNWDELRRFMWDYVGIVRTNKRLQRAEHRVRLLLDEIDEFYSNYKVSRDLIELRNLAQVAELMIRSAMQRKESRGLHYTLDYPNMLAHAEDTILQPPIYAG
- the rpoE gene encoding RNA polymerase sigma factor RpoE; the protein is MLSQEEDQQLVERVQRGDKRAFDLLVLKYQHKILGLIVRFVHDTHEAQDVAQEAFVKAYRALGNFRGDSAFYTWLYRIAINTAKNYLVSRGRRPPDSDVSAEDAEFYDGDHALKDIESPERALLRDEIEATVHRCIQQLPEDLRTALTLREFDGLSYEDIASVMQCPVGTVRSRIFRAREAIDKSLQPLLQET
- a CDS encoding sigma-E factor negative regulatory protein, giving the protein MSREALQESLSAVMDNEADEMELRRVLGASNDAELRAKWSRYHMARAVMHKEAFEPRLDIAGAVSAAIADEAMPKASGSIVRGPWRAVGRLAVAASVTVAVLAGVRMYNQDDMTGAELAQQAANQPALNHVQVQGPAMLAGFTTDEQGRSMIPSSKAEPTWHEQRLPAYVRQHAQQLGSNVTEGALPYARAASLEESR
- a CDS encoding MucB/RseB C-terminal domain-containing protein, whose protein sequence is MRFIPLAAMLLSACLALPAVAASDAQDWLRRLTEASQHQSYQGTFVYERNGSFSTHSIWHQVGKDSVVRDRLLRLDGAAYEAFRVNGRTECVDGTLADQATDAQGWPARDLDAAELAKWYDIRVMGESRIAGRSAIVLGLLPRDQHRYGVELYLDRETGVPLKSLLLNDKGQMLERFQFTQFVANQAAADADALQPSADCKPVTAVESSPLDAKAWRSDWLPPGFVLSSTSQRVSPITHEPVGSLLYDDGLARFSVFLEPLDGATAEDARTQLGPTVAVSRRLATASGDVMVTVVGEIPLGTAERVALSVRQGEAQPQP
- a CDS encoding SoxR reducing system RseC family protein gives rise to the protein MIEEQGRVVAVESGAVWVETLRKSTCSTCSANAGCGQGLLDKLGVDSRRGYVRALSNLDLSVGDQVVIGVREDLLVRGSLLVYLMPLVGLFSAAVLADQLSLSEPLVILSGFAGLVASWLGVRWRSSRVAEDPELQPVVMRAVLADATTV